A section of the Candidatus Moraniibacteriota bacterium genome encodes:
- a CDS encoding NADP-dependent malic enzyme: MKKTVKKNYAKLALALHKKLRGKVEVMPKIPVMNKEDLAVVYTPGVGAVSSHLATHPEDVAQYTMKGNMVAVVTDGSAVLGLGNIGPEAALPVMEGKSMLFKSLADVDAFPIVLATQDTEEIVETVKRIAPGFGGINLEDIAAPRCFEIEARLQAELNIPVMHDDQHGTAMVVLTGFINALKVVKKKKEAVWVVISGAGAAGQAIAELLLLYGVQNIVMLDSRGILGPNRSDLDQHKQSLRARTNPDGIDGDLTVAIAGADVFIGVSKGGLLTEDHVRTMAEDAVVFALANPVPEIMPEVALSAGARIVATGRSDFPNQINNSLGFPGIFRGALDHRVQRITDVMLVKAAKYLAALVAKPTAGNIIPNTFDKRVVSAVARAIR; encoded by the coding sequence ATGAAAAAGACGGTGAAGAAGAACTACGCCAAGCTCGCCCTCGCGCTTCACAAAAAACTGCGCGGCAAGGTGGAAGTCATGCCGAAGATACCAGTGATGAATAAAGAGGATTTGGCGGTTGTCTACACGCCCGGGGTCGGGGCTGTGTCTAGTCACCTGGCGACACATCCGGAGGACGTGGCCCAATACACGATGAAGGGGAATATGGTCGCTGTCGTAACGGACGGTTCGGCTGTGTTGGGGCTCGGCAATATCGGTCCTGAAGCCGCACTTCCGGTGATGGAGGGGAAATCCATGCTTTTCAAGTCCCTCGCTGATGTGGATGCCTTTCCGATCGTGCTCGCCACGCAGGATACGGAGGAAATCGTCGAGACGGTCAAACGGATCGCGCCCGGCTTCGGCGGTATCAATCTGGAAGACATCGCGGCGCCACGGTGCTTCGAGATTGAGGCGCGACTTCAGGCAGAGCTCAACATTCCAGTCATGCACGATGATCAGCACGGGACGGCGATGGTAGTCTTGACGGGCTTCATCAATGCGCTGAAAGTCGTGAAGAAGAAAAAGGAAGCGGTCTGGGTTGTCATCTCGGGCGCGGGGGCCGCGGGGCAGGCAATTGCGGAATTGTTGCTCCTCTACGGCGTACAAAATATCGTCATGCTTGATAGTCGCGGTATCCTCGGCCCCAACCGTAGTGATTTGGACCAGCACAAGCAATCCCTCCGCGCCCGGACCAATCCCGATGGGATCGACGGTGATCTCACCGTGGCGATCGCGGGGGCTGATGTCTTCATCGGCGTTTCCAAGGGTGGTCTTCTGACCGAGGACCATGTGCGTACCATGGCCGAAGACGCGGTGGTCTTTGCTCTGGCCAATCCGGTGCCAGAAATCATGCCGGAGGTGGCGCTGTCGGCTGGTGCACGCATCGTGGCGACGGGTCGGTCGGATTTCCCCAATCAGATCAATAACTCGCTCGGGTTCCCGGGCATCTTCCGAGGCGCGCTCGATCATCGGGTCCAGCGCATCACTGACGTGATGCTCGTCAAAGCCGCTAAGTATCTCGCCGCACTTGTCGCGAAACCAACTGCTGGAAATATCATCCCGAACACATTCGACAAGCGTGTCGTCTCGGCGGTTGCTCGAGCAATCCGCTAG
- a CDS encoding alpha/beta fold hydrolase: MAKTYDGRDFRVGHVLDDQVAYTRYFITYKSGEFTISGIMNVPKGTPPATGWPILFLNHGHIDTAIYTNGRGLKREQDYLARHGYAVIHSDYRNHAESDDDPENELHFRLGYTEDIINAIYAVRAAGLSYLDGERIGMLGHSMGGGVTLNVLVVAPELVDAAVLFAPVSANYVRNYERWTQRDSEIGKRLIERYGTPEEAPDFWNGISAKNYFNRIRTPIQTHHGTSDESVEIMWSDELDDWLTEADKEHEYLVYPGEPHEFIMAWPTVMSRTLAFFDQHVKAK, encoded by the coding sequence ATGGCGAAGACGTATGACGGTCGTGATTTTCGTGTCGGTCACGTGCTCGACGATCAGGTGGCCTACACTCGGTACTTCATTACCTATAAAAGTGGAGAGTTCACGATTTCCGGCATCATGAATGTGCCCAAGGGAACGCCGCCAGCGACCGGGTGGCCGATCCTCTTTCTCAATCATGGGCACATCGATACGGCGATCTATACCAATGGTCGTGGACTAAAACGTGAGCAAGACTATCTCGCCCGGCATGGTTATGCGGTGATTCATTCTGATTACCGCAATCACGCTGAGTCCGACGATGACCCAGAGAATGAGCTGCACTTCCGGCTCGGCTATACCGAAGATATCATCAATGCAATTTACGCGGTGCGCGCGGCCGGGTTGTCGTATCTCGACGGTGAGCGGATCGGTATGCTTGGCCATTCCATGGGTGGTGGCGTGACGCTGAACGTGCTTGTCGTTGCGCCTGAACTCGTGGATGCGGCGGTGCTTTTTGCACCGGTATCGGCGAACTATGTCCGAAACTACGAACGTTGGACACAGCGTGACAGTGAAATTGGGAAACGCCTCATCGAACGTTATGGTACGCCGGAAGAAGCGCCAGATTTTTGGAATGGCATCTCGGCCAAGAATTATTTCAACCGTATACGGACGCCGATTCAGACTCATCACGGGACATCGGACGAGTCGGTTGAGATCATGTGGTCCGATGAACTCGACGACTGGCTCACCGAAGCTGACAAAGAGCATGAGTACCTCGTCTATCCAGGCGAACCACACGAGTTTATTATGGCCTGGCCGACCGTCATGAGTCGGACACTTGCATTCTTTGATCAGCACGTGAAAGCGAAATAA
- a CDS encoding Glu/Leu/Phe/Val dehydrogenase, with translation MANPFESAQQQLQAVRSIIPIPENIFVQLWEPVRVLTVNIPVRMDDGTVRVFTGFRSQHNDARGPHKGGVRFHPGVTLDEVKALSMWMTWKTAVVDIPLGGGKGGVVVNPKELSSGELERLSRGYARAFVNFIGPDTDVPAPDVQTDPRIMGWMLDEYEAVVGHHRPGVITGKPLSIGGSRVREYATAQGAFYVIEAARKKLHIRDGATVAIQGVGNGGSYLARILSQAGYTIVALADSQATIYRSEGLDVEGVLSHKRATGSLMKCIGCEELPSDAVLSVPTDILVPAALENAIHVGNVQDIKAKVIIEVANGPVTPESETVLVDRNVIVVPDILANAGGVTVSYFEQIQNALNYGWEEQDILDKLRRIMDTSFDAVWQASETHNSTLRMGAYVVAVKRVVQAMQDRGRS, from the coding sequence ATGGCCAATCCATTTGAGAGCGCACAACAGCAGCTGCAAGCAGTTCGATCCATAATCCCTATCCCAGAGAATATTTTTGTTCAACTTTGGGAGCCAGTTCGTGTCCTGACGGTCAACATTCCCGTTAGGATGGACGACGGAACTGTGAGGGTATTCACCGGGTTTCGTTCGCAGCACAATGATGCACGTGGGCCGCATAAAGGAGGAGTCCGATTTCATCCCGGCGTGACGCTCGATGAGGTGAAAGCTCTGTCTATGTGGATGACGTGGAAAACCGCAGTGGTAGATATCCCACTCGGCGGAGGAAAGGGCGGTGTCGTGGTGAATCCGAAAGAACTTTCCAGTGGTGAGTTGGAGCGATTGTCGCGCGGATATGCGAGAGCGTTTGTGAATTTCATCGGACCAGACACGGATGTGCCAGCCCCTGATGTTCAGACTGATCCACGTATCATGGGCTGGATGCTCGACGAATATGAGGCGGTGGTTGGTCACCATCGGCCGGGGGTCATCACTGGCAAGCCTCTGTCTATCGGCGGATCCCGAGTCCGTGAATACGCCACGGCGCAAGGAGCTTTCTATGTTATTGAAGCGGCACGGAAAAAGCTACATATCAGGGATGGTGCGACGGTGGCCATCCAAGGGGTTGGGAACGGCGGTAGCTATCTGGCGCGTATTCTCTCTCAGGCTGGCTACACGATCGTCGCGTTGGCTGATTCCCAAGCGACCATCTATCGGAGTGAAGGTCTCGATGTCGAAGGAGTTCTCTCGCATAAACGGGCGACTGGCAGCCTCATGAAGTGCATTGGGTGCGAGGAACTTCCGAGCGATGCCGTGCTCTCGGTACCGACCGATATTCTTGTCCCGGCTGCTTTGGAGAACGCGATTCATGTCGGCAATGTTCAGGATATAAAGGCCAAAGTTATTATCGAGGTGGCCAATGGACCGGTAACACCGGAGTCGGAAACCGTGCTGGTGGATCGGAACGTGATTGTGGTCCCAGATATTCTTGCCAACGCCGGCGGAGTGACAGTGAGTTACTTCGAACAGATCCAGAATGCATTGAACTATGGTTGGGAGGAGCAAGATATTCTCGATAAGCTGCGCCGAATCATGGACACTTCCTTTGATGCGGTGTGGCAGGCAAGTGAGACGCACAATTCGACGCTGCGCATGGGAGCGTATGTGGTGGCGGTGAAACGTGTCGTTCAGGCGATGCAAGATCGAGGACGCTCTTAA
- a CDS encoding DEAD/DEAH box helicase — MSFHHLGIAPGLLAVLDELKFITPTPIQERSIPIAITGKDVMGIAQTGTGKTLAFGIPMIGRILEDKTRQGLIMLPTRELALQVDETFQRIGRKLGIRTAVLIGGDSMEKQKRQIRANPHVIIATPGRLNDHLGQRTVTLEHVRILVLDEADHMLDMGFAPQIAEVVKHVPKERQTMLFSATMPNEVIRLATSYLQIPIRVEVAPPGTAVEKISQELFFVPHMEKLDLLLKLLGEYSGSVLVFTRTKFIAKRIALSLRNKGHQAVEIHSNRSLSQRREALDGFKAGRYRVMVATDIAARGIDVSGIEVVINYDLPEKAEDYVHRIGRTARAGREGRAISFATPDQKGNVRDIERLMRITLPIKGGVVPEGEPRAVKSVRRVATSPRSSSRPGTRHFGRRR, encoded by the coding sequence ATGAGTTTCCATCACCTCGGTATCGCCCCCGGACTCCTCGCTGTCCTCGACGAGCTTAAGTTCATCACCCCGACGCCTATCCAGGAACGCTCCATCCCGATCGCCATCACCGGCAAGGATGTAATGGGTATCGCGCAGACGGGGACGGGCAAGACACTCGCCTTCGGTATCCCGATGATCGGTCGCATCCTCGAAGACAAGACGCGGCAGGGGCTCATCATGCTCCCGACGCGCGAACTCGCCCTTCAGGTCGATGAGACCTTCCAGCGCATCGGCCGGAAGCTCGGCATCCGCACGGCGGTCCTCATCGGTGGTGACTCGATGGAGAAACAAAAGCGTCAGATCCGAGCCAACCCGCATGTCATCATCGCCACACCTGGTCGCCTGAATGATCACCTCGGCCAGCGAACCGTGACACTTGAGCACGTCCGCATCCTCGTCCTCGACGAAGCCGACCACATGCTCGATATGGGTTTCGCGCCGCAGATCGCGGAAGTCGTGAAGCATGTCCCGAAAGAGCGTCAGACGATGCTGTTCTCGGCGACTATGCCGAATGAAGTCATCCGACTCGCCACGTCGTATCTCCAGATTCCGATTCGGGTCGAAGTCGCTCCGCCGGGCACCGCGGTCGAAAAGATCTCTCAGGAATTGTTCTTCGTCCCGCATATGGAGAAGCTCGACCTGCTCCTGAAGCTCCTCGGTGAATACTCGGGCAGCGTACTTGTTTTCACACGGACCAAATTTATCGCCAAGCGCATCGCGTTGTCGCTGCGGAACAAGGGGCATCAGGCGGTGGAAATCCACTCGAACCGTTCGCTCAGCCAGCGCCGCGAAGCACTCGACGGTTTCAAGGCGGGCCGCTACCGCGTCATGGTGGCGACCGATATCGCCGCGCGCGGTATCGACGTCTCGGGTATCGAGGTCGTCATCAATTATGATCTGCCGGAAAAGGCGGAAGACTATGTCCATCGGATCGGCCGCACCGCTCGCGCGGGTCGTGAGGGCCGGGCGATTTCCTTCGCGACACCCGATCAAAAGGGCAATGTCCGCGACATCGAACGGCTCATGCGTATCACGCTCCCAATCAAGGGCGGAGTAGTCCCAGAGGGTGAGCCTCGGGCAGTGAAGAGTGTCCGCCGTGTGGCAACGTCACCACGTTCCTCATCTCGCCCCGGTACACGTCACTTCGGCCGCCGCCGCTAG
- a CDS encoding PQQ-dependent sugar dehydrogenase, whose translation MKKFLFNAFFLSLSIGLFVGVYWFHWFRPTLQPGQEVTFIAEPPAAPEVPIVRDAPDTEVRTSDRNPTIDIEAVASGLDTPWDIVFTSPTRMLVTERPGQIRVVENGVLEKQPIHVFSEVVEKGEDGLMSLALDPNYPQNHFLYAAIAYADGQRLWLKVMRFVDAGDTLADSFMVIDRIPAAQYHSGCRIAFGPDGKLYITTGDATDGNLAQDLESLAGKILRINSDGTIPADNPFVGSAIWSYGHRNPQGLAWQLDTGILYETEHGPTVFDGPAGGDEVNVIERGGNYGWPLVSHEKSRAGMISPLLVFTPAEAPGSLMIYSGRVFPEWRGDLFFGALKGEGLMRIRLDESNPKQIASYGKLREVSFGRIRAVVEGPDGNIYFTTSNRDGRGQPSPLDDRIFRLRAGD comes from the coding sequence ATGAAGAAATTTCTTTTCAACGCTTTCTTCCTCAGCCTCTCGATCGGCTTGTTTGTCGGTGTGTATTGGTTTCACTGGTTTCGTCCCACCCTTCAACCCGGGCAAGAGGTGACATTTATCGCCGAGCCCCCGGCTGCTCCCGAGGTGCCGATCGTGCGTGATGCACCCGATACCGAGGTCCGGACATCGGACCGGAATCCGACAATCGACATCGAGGCGGTCGCATCCGGACTCGACACGCCTTGGGACATCGTCTTTACTTCGCCCACGCGCATGCTCGTCACGGAACGGCCGGGGCAGATCCGAGTCGTCGAAAACGGCGTCCTCGAGAAGCAGCCGATCCATGTGTTTTCCGAAGTTGTCGAAAAGGGTGAGGATGGACTGATGTCATTGGCCCTCGATCCGAATTATCCGCAAAACCATTTCCTCTATGCGGCGATCGCCTATGCCGATGGTCAGCGACTTTGGCTGAAGGTGATGCGTTTCGTCGACGCTGGTGACACCCTCGCGGACTCCTTCATGGTCATCGATCGCATCCCGGCAGCACAGTACCACTCGGGATGCCGCATCGCTTTCGGACCAGACGGCAAGCTCTATATCACGACGGGGGACGCGACAGATGGGAACTTGGCTCAGGATTTGGAGTCGCTCGCAGGGAAGATCCTTCGCATCAACTCTGACGGAACGATTCCGGCGGATAATCCTTTTGTCGGAAGTGCGATCTGGTCATACGGTCATCGGAATCCGCAGGGCCTCGCCTGGCAGCTGGACACGGGTATCCTGTATGAGACCGAGCATGGCCCGACGGTTTTTGATGGTCCGGCGGGCGGGGACGAGGTGAACGTGATCGAGCGGGGAGGTAATTATGGCTGGCCTCTCGTTTCACACGAGAAGAGTCGCGCCGGTATGATCTCACCACTCTTGGTCTTCACGCCGGCCGAAGCGCCCGGCTCGCTCATGATCTATTCTGGTCGCGTCTTCCCGGAGTGGCGCGGTGACTTGTTCTTCGGGGCGCTCAAAGGTGAGGGGCTGATGCGGATTCGGCTCGATGAAAGTAATCCAAAGCAGATCGCGAGTTACGGCAAACTCCGCGAGGTGTCGTTCGGACGCATCCGCGCAGTAGTGGAGGGACCCGACGGCAATATCTATTTCACCACATCGAACCGCGACGGCCGCGGCCAACCCTCACCACTCGATGACCGCATCTTTCGTCTCCGTGCGGGAGACTAA
- a CDS encoding C39 family peptidase — translation MNFRKAIIYILGAAAIGWGVYYSLKYFTERADEGMTFDQAIPAPVVEEEQVIEAEPVPVPEIIPEVSVAAKPRTWPDVPFISQAPTGEWARSEFQNGCEEASALMVAAWRTGRTYTQDEAKRELIAMARFQEKVIGQGIDTDVANTAEILLRDYFDIADYEIVYDFVLDDLKQVTGKGLVIVPTNGQALKNSNFTRPGPLQHMLVVTGYDAAAKEFITNDPGTRKGEGYRYPEGVLFDAIREYPTGKHLPITTERKAMIVVPGS, via the coding sequence ATGAATTTCCGAAAGGCGATTATTTATATTCTCGGGGCGGCCGCTATCGGTTGGGGAGTTTACTATTCCTTGAAGTATTTTACCGAGCGAGCCGATGAGGGGATGACATTCGATCAGGCGATTCCTGCGCCGGTTGTCGAGGAAGAGCAAGTGATCGAGGCCGAACCGGTTCCCGTCCCTGAAATTATTCCCGAAGTCTCGGTAGCCGCCAAGCCGAGGACCTGGCCAGATGTGCCATTTATTTCCCAGGCGCCGACAGGGGAGTGGGCCAGAAGTGAATTTCAAAACGGCTGTGAGGAAGCTTCGGCGCTGATGGTCGCGGCCTGGCGAACCGGAAGGACATACACTCAAGACGAAGCGAAGCGTGAGCTCATCGCGATGGCACGCTTCCAGGAGAAAGTGATCGGCCAGGGTATCGATACGGATGTAGCGAATACAGCCGAGATTCTGCTCAGGGACTACTTTGATATCGCTGATTATGAAATCGTCTATGACTTCGTGCTCGATGATTTGAAACAAGTCACCGGGAAGGGACTCGTCATCGTTCCGACGAATGGCCAAGCCCTGAAGAATTCAAACTTCACTCGTCCTGGGCCGCTGCAGCACATGCTCGTGGTGACGGGGTATGATGCGGCAGCAAAAGAATTCATCACAAATGATCCCGGGACGCGCAAGGGCGAGGGCTACCGCTATCCGGAAGGAGTGCTGTTTGATGCAATCCGCGAGTATCCGACGGGCAAACATTTGCCGATTACGACCGAACGCAAAGCGATGATTGTCGTTCCTGGGAGTTGA
- a CDS encoding ABC transporter ATP-binding protein — translation MLNTPIFYLVRKIWQLSNENRRQVVFYVGLFVMSNAVMLLQPIIMAHILNLIQENGVNQENIVWLIAFMASLPLLDFVTWCFHGPARVMERRNAFLVRANYRQYLLSGTMALPMEWHVDHHSGDTIDRIEKGCNAVYQFTEHGFQVVEAIVRFAGSLIALALFDLSAIWVVCLVVFVALRIILTFDKRLVPQYRELNRAENKIAAKVYDALSNISTVIILRVEHLIEHDLVKAIRKPLTLYMHNSRLNEWKWFSASMSAGLLQFLVLGMYTLLAFRHGEVLLAGTLFALFSYTNRINDVFFTFAYLYNDIVRERTAVMNAEEIAESFPTQIDQESKTPHQWEVCRVHHLNFTYAAETRAKQQLSDIELSWRRGEKIAVIGESGSGRTTFLKIVRGLHTPQSGVVELDGRPLKNGFISMSEDIALIPQDPEIFATTIRDNITMGVDHSDEEVLQYAERARFASVIGRLPRGLDSSIVEKGVNLSGGEKQRLALARGLLASEEKSILLLDESTSSVDATNELAIYEQIFETYRDKTVIASIHRLHLLQMFDKIYMFEHGVIVAQGSFTELLESSERFAKQWEQYSKTHKS, via the coding sequence ATGTTAAACACCCCGATTTTTTATTTGGTCCGGAAGATCTGGCAACTCTCGAACGAGAATCGTCGCCAGGTGGTTTTCTACGTGGGGCTGTTTGTGATGTCGAACGCTGTCATGCTGCTCCAGCCAATCATCATGGCGCATATCCTGAACTTGATCCAGGAGAACGGGGTGAATCAGGAGAATATCGTCTGGCTCATCGCTTTTATGGCCTCGTTGCCGCTGCTTGATTTCGTGACATGGTGTTTCCACGGTCCGGCGCGTGTCATGGAACGGAGAAATGCCTTCCTCGTTCGAGCCAACTACCGGCAGTATCTCTTGTCAGGGACGATGGCGCTCCCCATGGAGTGGCATGTCGATCATCACTCGGGCGATACGATCGATCGGATTGAAAAGGGATGCAATGCGGTGTATCAGTTCACCGAGCATGGCTTCCAGGTTGTCGAGGCGATTGTTCGTTTCGCTGGTTCCCTCATCGCGCTCGCGCTTTTCGACCTCAGTGCGATCTGGGTAGTTTGCCTGGTTGTGTTTGTCGCGCTCCGGATCATCCTGACCTTCGACAAGCGGCTCGTTCCGCAGTATCGTGAACTCAATCGTGCCGAAAATAAAATTGCGGCCAAAGTCTATGATGCGCTCAGCAATATCTCGACCGTCATCATCCTCCGGGTCGAACACCTCATCGAACACGATCTGGTGAAGGCGATTCGTAAGCCACTCACACTCTACATGCACAACAGCCGATTGAATGAATGGAAGTGGTTTTCGGCGAGTATGAGTGCGGGCCTCTTGCAGTTTCTCGTACTGGGGATGTATACGCTCCTCGCTTTCCGCCATGGAGAGGTACTCTTGGCCGGGACCCTCTTCGCCCTCTTCAGTTATACGAATCGGATCAATGATGTCTTTTTCACCTTTGCCTACCTCTACAATGACATCGTGCGTGAACGGACGGCGGTCATGAACGCCGAAGAAATCGCCGAGTCATTTCCGACGCAGATCGATCAGGAATCCAAGACTCCGCATCAATGGGAGGTGTGTCGAGTGCACCATCTCAACTTCACCTATGCAGCCGAGACGCGTGCGAAGCAACAGCTCTCAGATATCGAACTCTCGTGGCGTCGGGGTGAGAAGATCGCAGTCATTGGCGAGAGCGGCAGCGGCAGGACCACGTTCCTCAAGATCGTTCGGGGACTCCATACGCCTCAATCTGGCGTGGTGGAACTTGATGGACGGCCGTTGAAGAACGGATTCATCAGCATGAGCGAGGATATCGCGCTCATCCCACAGGATCCAGAGATTTTCGCGACGACAATCCGGGACAATATCACCATGGGCGTGGATCACTCCGACGAGGAAGTGCTGCAGTATGCCGAGCGGGCCCGTTTCGCCTCAGTCATCGGACGGTTGCCTCGGGGGCTGGACTCCTCTATCGTAGAGAAAGGCGTTAATTTGAGCGGCGGGGAGAAGCAGCGTTTGGCGCTCGCTCGCGGTCTTTTGGCTTCCGAGGAGAAATCCATTCTCCTGTTGGATGAGTCGACTTCGAGCGTAGATGCGACGAATGAATTGGCGATCTACGAGCAGATCTTCGAGACCTATCGCGACAAGACCGTGATTGCGTCGATTCACCGCCTCCATCTGCTCCAGATGTTTGATAAGATTTACATGTTCGAGCACGGGGTGATCGTTGCTCAGGGCTCTTTCACCGAGCTTCTCGAGTCGTCTGAACGCTTTGCGAAGCAGTGGGAACAATACTCAAAAACGCACAAGAGTTGA